The DNA region GGAGGAGGCGGAATGAATAATGACAAAACCGTATTCATCCCACTTTCGACCTACACGAAAATGTACAATGACGGCGACAAAGTCGGATTTTTCGCCATCGTGAGTAAACCCGATGCAGACTTAAATGTGGTGGAAGAAAACGCCAAATCCACCCTCAAAGAAAAGTATCGCATTTCACCTGAAGACACCAATGCTTTCGGAAGTTTCAACCTTGGCAGAGAATTCGGAAAACTCACGGGATTTTTGACGGGGATGCAGCTTTTAACCATCATCGTGGGAACACTGACCATTTTGGCGGGAGTGATTGCGATCTCGAACATCCTTTTAATTACCGTAAAAGAAAGAACCAAAGAAATCGGAATCCGACGTGCTTTAGGCGCAAAACCATCAGAAGTACGAAACCAGATTCTATTGGAAAGTGTGGTCATCACGCTCACTTCGGGACTGTTGGGATTTATGTTCGGAATTCTATTGTTAATGGTCATCAGCTTTTTTACCAAAGATCAGGACTCGTTTCCGTTTTACAATCCCACCGTAAACTACGGACAGGTTTTTGCGGCAATGGCGGTGATGGTCGTTCTGGGATTGATTATCGGAATGATTCCCGCGCAGCGAGCGGTGAAGATTCGGCCGATTGAAGCGTTGAGGAGCGAATGATAAAAGTGAATGGTGAATTTGACTTTGTCAGTGAATGGTGAATTATCTTGTGGCACCATCCGTTAAATAAAACACCAATTCAATAATAAATTGTAGAAAATATTAAAGAAATAAAATTTATGAAAAAGAAGTTTACCTGGAAAAAAGCGTTGTACATATTTCTGGGACTGATATTTGCGATTGCCCTGTTTTCCGGGATTGGATACCTGATTAAGTCCAACTCGAAGGAAAGCGAATCGTTTCTGACCAAAAAACCCGTCATCAGAACGATGGACGACAAAGTGATGGCGACCGGAAAAATCGTTCCGCGCGAAGAGATCGAAATCAAACCGAACATGTCGGGAATCATCGACAAGGTTCTGGTTACTGAAGGCGACAAAGTTACGGCTGGTCAACTGGTGGCGACTTTGCGCATCGTTCCAAACGTTCAGAACGTGAATGCCGCACAACAGGAAATCAATAATGCAAATGTGCAGATCGGCAATGCGAGAATCAATGTCGATACGCAGCAGAAACAGTTTGCGATGCAGCAGCGGCTTTATTCGCAGGGAGTGATTTCGAAACAGGAATATCTTTCGGCACAACAGCAACTTCAGAATACGCAGCAAATCCTCAGAAACGCCCAACAACAGCTACAAACAGCGCAGAAAAACCTGATGATCGCAAGAACCGGCGCAACTCCCGAGCTTGCTGGTTTGGCGACCACGCAAATCCGTTCCAAAGCCAACGGAACCGTGTTGGAAGTTCCCGTAAAAGTTGGAAGCCAGGTAATCGAAGCGAACTCCTTTAACGCAGGAACCACGATCTGCTCCATTGCCGATTTGAATTCACTGATTTTTCAGGGAACGATCGACGAAGCACAAGCTGGAAAACTGAAAGAAGGAATGGATATGAACGTGCTGATTGGCGCGCTCCAAAACAAATCTTTCCCGGGAAGAGTCACGATGATCGCACCAAAAGGGAAGGACGAAAACGGCACGATCAAATTCCCAATCGAGGGCGATGTCTTCAACAAAACCGACGAATACATCAGAGCAGGATTTTCTGCCAACGGCGAAATTATCCTGAGTTCGCAGAAAAACGCGATGCTTTTGGAGGAATCGCTCATTCAGTACGAAAAGGTCAACGGACAGGATTCGCCTTTCGTGGAAGTGAAGCAACCCGACGGAAAATTCAAGAAAGTAAAAGTAAAACTCGGCGCGAGCGACGGAATCAATGTTCAAATCCTTTCCGGCTTAACTAAAGACTCCGAAGTAAAAGTTTGGAATCCGAGCGACAAAGACAAGGAAGCGCTGAAAGAGAAGAAAAATAAATAAGTAGAAAATCCCAAAATCAGTTCGGGATTTTTGTTTTGCTTTTTCTAAAGAGTAACGCAAGATTGAGGAAAAGAAGCAAAAGATCCAGTGTAATCCAAACCGAAGCTTTCACGTTTTCGAGGTTGGAATCGGTGATGCGCTCCTTTGCAATTGCTGAAAGTTTGGCGCTTTGGTTAATGTAGTTTTTCACCTCGATAATCTGGTCGACATTTTTGTTGGGAACCGCGTGTTGCGAAAAATACACCTGGTTTTTCTTGCCCATAAATCCACTCAGCCAAAACTGGTCGGAAGCTTTCATATCGAGATACGCAATCCGGAAATAGTTGCTTCGGATTTTGCCCAAATGTTCGATCTGATACTGATTTTCCGATGGCAAGCTGTCATTAACCTTTATCAAATAAAAATCAAGCGGCATCGGCAACTGATTAATCACCTGCACCGTCAAAGAATCTGTTTTGAAGGAACTTAAACTTCTTTTCGTAAAAAGGTAGATAAAAACGGCAGAAGAAATAACCACCACTGCAATCCTGAATACTTTCGCAATCGTCCTGAAACTTCCCGTTCTAATCACCGAGAAGAACAGCGCAAGACAAAGCAGGATAAACAGCAGGAAAAAGAGGTAAAACATACGCAAATATAGAGAAAAAACTTCGCTCGAAAAGGTTAGAGATTCGGGTTTCGCGTTGGACAGACAAATTAAAAGCGAAGCTAATTCACTCGTCAGAAATTCACTCGAAGAAATTCACCAGAAAATTTTCTCCAACTCACCATCCCGATAGCTATCGGGACATCTACTCTCCCACACAATCACTCCACCCTCCATTCCCTATAAAACTCATCCAGGAACTTCAGCATAAAATCATGGCGTTCCTGCGCGAGTTCCTTCCCTTTCGCCGTATTCATCAAATCCTTTAGCAATAAGAGTTTTTCATAAAAATGATTGATGGTGGTCCCTTCATTTTTCTTGTATTCTTCCTTCGTCATATTCAGTTTCGGGGGAAGATTTGGGTCGTACATCAGATTATTTTTAAAGCCACCAAAATTGAAAGTCCGTGCAATTCCGATTGCTCCGATTGCGTCGATTCGGTCTGCATCCTGCACGATTTTTAGTTCGATGGGAATTTCTTCAGGAACTTCTCCCCTGTTTTTAAACGAGATATTTTTAATGATAAACAAAACCTGCTGAATAATATCCTCGGAAACATTTTGACTTTCCAGGAAATCGCGTGAAATTTTCAAGGCAAGATTTTCGTCACCATGATGGAATTTTGAATCTGCAATATCATGAAGCAAGGCAGAAAGTTCCACCACTTCCTGATTACAGTTTTCAGTTTCTGCAATCTTTCGTGAAAGTTTCCACACGCGTTCGATGTGAAACCAGTCGTGTCCCGCTTCCGCACCGTGCAGCTTTTCTTTGACGAAGGAAATTGTTTTTTCGATGAGCTGAGTCATAGTTTGGTTTTTGGGAACTTCAGGAAACCTCATAGGTTTTGAAAACCTATGAGGTTTAGCGTTTTGCAAATTATTTCTTGACTTCCACAAACTGGTAAACCATCCCATTTTTTGGATTAAAAATCACCGTACTCGAATTTGGGAAACGCTTGATTTTGTAGTATTCGATATTTTTATCGTTTTTAATGTCATCAAGAAAGCTTGTGTCGATCGTATTTGCGGGAAGAAATCTTTCAAAAAAAGTCAGCTTCTCCACAATCGTGGCACCGTCGATTTTTTCGAATTCCTTTTTAGATTGCGCTTCGTTGGTCGTCGGTTGTTCCACCAAAGTTTTCAAAAGCAAATCCTTGTCGGAAGTTTTGTACTTAAAGACATAGAAAGGCGTCCCGTTCGGAAAAGCTACTTTTCTGCCCGTTTCATTCTCAAGCAAAAGATTGCTGGAATTCGGGAATATGCTGTCAAACGCTATTGTTTCGGCATTGACAATTTTGTTCAGCTGTTCGTTCACCGTTTCCTTCACCATTTCGGTGGCTTTCTCCTGCGCCTTTTCCTTTGCGGTGGTTACGGTCTGGTTTACCGTTTCTTCAATCTTGTTGCAGGAAAACAATGCAGTGACCGCTATAATTCCTAAAAATATTTTTTTCATTAATAATCAGTTTTGATTAAGTTTTTCGATGCTAAAAAACAGTTTACGTTTGTTTGAAAAATTCCATCCAAAAATAAGACATTCGCACAATCGCGGCAATTTAATTTTCGCGATAAGAGCTCACCAGTTTGTCGAGATTCAGACTCCTTGCGGAAGCGTCGAAAATCTCTCGGTATGTTCCATTCAAACTGATCAGTTCGTCGTGGGTACCCTTTTCTACAACTTCGCCTTTCTTCATCACATAAATCGTGTCGGAATCGAGAATCTGGGAAAGCGAGTGAGAAATAATAATCACGGTTCTGCCTTCTTTGATTGCATCAAGCGAGTTCTTGATCTGTTCCGTTGCAATCGCATCTAGACTTGCAGTTGGTTCATCCAAGAAAATAATCGGTGGATCTTTCAGGAAAAGCCGCGCAATTGCAATCCGCTGCTGTTGACCGCCTGAAAGCTGTGTCGCGTCGTGTCTGTATTTTTCGGGGAGGTCGAGAATCTGGTCGTGAAGATAGGCCTTTTTCGCTGCAGCTTCGATCTCTTCGAAACTGGCATTCATATTTCCATAGCGGATATTGTCCTCAATACTTCCCTGAAAAATATGGTTTCTCTGCAAAACCAAACCAATATCGTCGCGAAGAAAAGTATTGTCGTAATCGTTAAGATTCACACCATCCAATAGGATTTCGCCAGAATCGGGCAGGTAAAATTTGCATAGAAGATTAATCACCGTCGATTTTCCTGCTCCGCTCAAACCAACGAGTGCCGTAGTTTTTCCGTTTTCAATGGTCATTGAAACATCGCGGAGTGCTTTTGTTCCGTTCGGATAAGTGAAATCCACATTTCTTAACTCAAATTTTCCCTGGATGTCTTTTTCAATGAAAGTTCCGTTCGGTTCGGTTTCTTCGTCGGCATTCAAAATATCGAAATATCCTTCCGCATAAATCATCGCATCGTTCATGTCGTCATAAATTCGGTGAAGTTGACGGATCGGCGCAGAAACATTGTTGAAAAGCAAAATATGGAGCATAATTGCACCAATCGTCATTTGCTGATCGAGAACCAGATATACGGTGAGCAAAATAATGAGCACCACGCCAAACTGTTCGATAAAGGTTTTCAGTCCGTCGTAAATAAAGTTGGTTCTTCTTGTAAACATCTGACTTTCCATCAGTTGCATTTGGAGATCGTATTGTTTTTTTCCTTCAAATTTCTCTCTGATAAAACTTTTAATTACCATGATGGAATTAATGAGATTCAGCAACCCCGACGTTTTCTGCTCTCGCTGATTTCTAAGTGTACGCCGAACTCCCGAAAGTTTTTTTGCCTGGAGCGAACTCACGTAAAAATAAATCGGCACCACAAAAGTGGAAACCAAACCCACATACACATTCTGCATATACATAATGACCAAAGCGATAATTGCATTGGAAAACAGCGGAAGAATATCGATAAAGAAATTCTGAACGAGACGGGTTAAACTTTCAATCCCTCTGTCAATACGGATTTGCAGCTTACCTGATTCGTGGTTCTCATCATTAAAGTAGGCGACTCTGTAAGTCAAAATCTTGTCGATCGCCGATTGTGCCAAAACGGAACTTACATTGATCCGTATTTTTTCACCGTAGAATTTCTGACCGAAGTTGATGAAGATATTCAACAGTTCTTTTCCCAATAAAATGGCAGAAATTACGATTAACACGTGGATTCCTTCCTGCATCGGATGCGGAAGTTTGGTGAGTTCCGTAACCTCATCTACCGTATATTTCAGCACGAGTGGATTAACCTGCGCCATTAACGCACCCAAAAAAGTGAGCGCCAAAGTTCCATAGATCATCAATCGGTAAGGTTTGATGAACGGAATCAGCTGCTGGTAAATGTGGTAAAGCGTAATGGTTCTGTTGAAAGGTTTCGCCATAGTTTTGGGAATTGAAAAAACTTTCAATTCTCTAATTTAGCAAAAATGTGACCATTGTTGAAGCTTTCGGCAATCGGCTTTCTGCTTTTTGCTTTTTGCTTTCTGCTTTCTGCAAACTGCTATAAAAGAAATCCCCAAAATTCAAGTATCTACTTGAATAAGATAAATTCAAAACTACCCCGTCTTCGCCGCAGGCAAATCCACCCCTTCAGAGAAGGGGAATTGATGGGGAATCGTTGGGAAGCTTTTAAGCATCAAAACGGTAACTGGTCAGAAAATGCAGTTCGGGTTTGCTTGCGACTTTCCCGTCCGATTCCGCCTGTTCGATGGAATAAGTGGAATTGATTTCCTTCTTTTGGAAAAGAAATGCATTGTTTGCATTCTTGTCAACAACATTGGCAAAGATATGCTCGATTTCAGAGTTGGAAAGCGAGGCGAAACTGATGTCCTCAAATCCGTAAAACAAACGGAGATTGTCTTCACCGGAAAATTTTTCATCCACAAAACTTTGAAACTGACTTTTGGAATCGAAATTTCCTGCCCAAATATTATAGACAAAAGATTTCTTTTTCGGCTTGTTAAGAATATCCTGGTACACGAAATTTTCGCCGAGATACGCTTCGCGAACCTGCGGATCTTTCGCCAAATCTGCAGGAAGTCCCTCTTTCAGGATTCTTCCCTCAAACATAATGTAGGTTTTATGCGTAATCGCCAAAGTTTGCTGCACATTGTGGTCGGTAATCAGGATGCCGATATTCTTATCGACCAAGCTTCGCACAATTTTCTGGATGTCTTCTACCGCAATCGGGTCAACTCCCGCAAAAGGTTCATCAAGCAAAATAAAGTTTGGACTTGTTGCAAGACAGCGCGCGATTTCCGTTCTTCTTCTTTCGCCACCGGAAAGAAGGTCGCCACGGTTTTTTCGAACATGCTGCAAAGAAAACTCCTCGATCAGTTCATCGCATTTCATCTGCTGTTCGCGCTTCGAAAGATTGGTGAGCTGCAACACCCCGAGAATATTATCTTCCACGGAAAGTTTTCGGAAAACGGAAGCTTCCTGCGCCAAATAACCGATTCCCTTCTGTGCACGGTGATACATCGCATCGGAAGTAATGTCTTTATTATCAAGAAAAATCTTCCCGGAAGTGGGCTTCACCAAACCTACAATCATGTAGAACGAGGTCGTTTTTCCCGCACCGTTCGGACCAAGAAGTCCGACAATCTCGCCCTGTGAAACCTCCACCGAAACACCTTTTACCACTTTCTTGGGGCCGTATTCCTTAATCAAATTTTCTCCGCGTAGAATCATGGGGCAAAGATAGGAAAAGTTTCAAGTTTCATGTTTCATGTTTCAAGATGTGCATTAAAACTTGGGACTTGAAAACCTGAAACTTGAAACAAAAATTCTTAAATTCGCTTCCGTAAAAATGAAAGTTTTGAACGCAAAAGAGAAAGAGTTTGCCCAATTGATCCGCGATAATCAAGGTTTGATTATCAAGGTTTCCCGGCTTTACACCAACTCCAGAGAAGACGAGGAAGATCTTTTCCAGGAGATTGTGTTACAGCTTTGGCGTTCCTACGACACATTTAAAGGACAGAGCAAGATTTCGACCTGGATGTACCGAGTTGCGCTGAATACCGCGATTACGCTGTTCCGAAAGAAAACAAAATCCCCACAAACAGACGAGTTACAGGATTTTCACTACAAAGATTTTTTGGAGGATGACGAAGAAAAACAGCAGCAAATCTCGACACTCTATAAAGTGATCAAAATGCTCCCAAATGTCGAAAGAGCTATTGTGACGATGTATCTTGACGATCTGCCGTACCGCGATATTGCGGAAAACCTCGGGATTACGGAAGTGAACGCCCGCGTGAAAATGAACCGACTGAAAAAAACCTTAAAAGAACTGATGGAAAAACATGCCTGAATTTGATTTAGATAATTTGAAGAAAACTTGGCAGGAACAGGAGGTTCAGCCAAAATATGACGGCGCACAAATTGAGCAGATGCTGAACAAATCGTCGCGGAATTACGTGAAATATATCCTGTGGATCAGCATTGCGGAGTTTCTGGTGATTCTGGCAATGAATTCCTACTATGTTTTCCTGGGTGATGATTCAGACAGTTTCATGAATATTCTAAGTAAACTCGGAGTACAAAACACCAACCAACTCGAAGCCGACTATGCCCATCTTTACTTTGTATTGAAAGTGATCAGCTTGCTTCTGACGGGCGTTTTCGTTGTTTTGTTTTGGCAAAACTACAAGAGAATCAATGTGGAATCAAACCTTAAAAAACTGATTCTGCAAATCATCAAATTCAAAAAAACAGTCAACCTGTTTATTTTTGCGAATATCTTTATGATCTTCCTGTTTATGGGAATTCTGACCTACTTTACGTTCTCGGTTTTATCGGACCAGAATATTCAGCTCACGAATCCGACCATGATTGGGTTTACAGTTGGGATTATTGTAACGATGGTTCTTTGCGTTGCATTAATCTGGATTTATTACCGAATCGCATACGGAATCATCCTCAAACGGCTCGGCAAGAATTTAGCTGAACTGAGGAAAATAGAGGAAAGCGAATAATGAAACCAGAATTTGCTTCGTGGTGAATTTTCGCAAGTGAATTTCTGCGAGTGAATTGGCTTCGCCGTGAATTTTTTCAAGTCAATTTGTTTCGCGGTGAATTATTTCATGTGAATTTTGATCAGAAAAAAATTTCAAATTATCGCCAATCACTCATACTCATTCTTCACTCACCCACTCTCCATCCCGATAGCTATCGGGACACCCACACAAAACTACCCGCTAATATAATTCTTCAGATACTTCACTAATTCCTTTTGCTGATGAACCTGTTCACGGATGAGGTCTTTGATGGAGATCACGCCGATCATTTCTGTTCCGTCGGTTACGGGGAGATATTGCACGTTGTAGTCCGACATCGTCTGCATGCAGTGATCAAGGGTGTCGAGCATTTTGAGTTGCGGTAAATCGATGGTCATCACGTCTTTTACTTTTGTGTCGTGCGAATGTCGGTCTTTGAGGATGACGTTTCGAGAGTAGTTTCTTTCG from Chryseobacterium suipulveris includes:
- a CDS encoding ABC transporter ATP-binding protein; this encodes MIYGTLALTFLGALMAQVNPLVLKYTVDEVTELTKLPHPMQEGIHVLIVISAILLGKELLNIFINFGQKFYGEKIRINVSSVLAQSAIDKILTYRVAYFNDENHESGKLQIRIDRGIESLTRLVQNFFIDILPLFSNAIIALVIMYMQNVYVGLVSTFVVPIYFYVSSLQAKKLSGVRRTLRNQREQKTSGLLNLINSIMVIKSFIREKFEGKKQYDLQMQLMESQMFTRRTNFIYDGLKTFIEQFGVVLIILLTVYLVLDQQMTIGAIMLHILLFNNVSAPIRQLHRIYDDMNDAMIYAEGYFDILNADEETEPNGTFIEKDIQGKFELRNVDFTYPNGTKALRDVSMTIENGKTTALVGLSGAGKSTVINLLCKFYLPDSGEILLDGVNLNDYDNTFLRDDIGLVLQRNHIFQGSIEDNIRYGNMNASFEEIEAAAKKAYLHDQILDLPEKYRHDATQLSGGQQQRIAIARLFLKDPPIIFLDEPTASLDAIATEQIKNSLDAIKEGRTVIIISHSLSQILDSDTIYVMKKGEVVEKGTHDELISLNGTYREIFDASARSLNLDKLVSSYREN
- a CDS encoding beta-carotene 15,15'-monooxygenase: MPEFDLDNLKKTWQEQEVQPKYDGAQIEQMLNKSSRNYVKYILWISIAEFLVILAMNSYYVFLGDDSDSFMNILSKLGVQNTNQLEADYAHLYFVLKVISLLLTGVFVVLFWQNYKRINVESNLKKLILQIIKFKKTVNLFIFANIFMIFLFMGILTYFTFSVLSDQNIQLTNPTMIGFTVGIIVTMVLCVALIWIYYRIAYGIILKRLGKNLAELRKIEESE
- a CDS encoding RNA polymerase sigma factor — its product is MNAKEKEFAQLIRDNQGLIIKVSRLYTNSREDEEDLFQEIVLQLWRSYDTFKGQSKISTWMYRVALNTAITLFRKKTKSPQTDELQDFHYKDFLEDDEEKQQQISTLYKVIKMLPNVERAIVTMYLDDLPYRDIAENLGITEVNARVKMNRLKKTLKELMEKHA
- a CDS encoding HD domain-containing protein, with protein sequence MTQLIEKTISFVKEKLHGAEAGHDWFHIERVWKLSRKIAETENCNQEVVELSALLHDIADSKFHHGDENLALKISRDFLESQNVSEDIIQQVLFIIKNISFKNRGEVPEEIPIELKIVQDADRIDAIGAIGIARTFNFGGFKNNLMYDPNLPPKLNMTKEEYKKNEGTTINHFYEKLLLLKDLMNTAKGKELAQERHDFMLKFLDEFYREWRVE
- a CDS encoding ABC transporter permease, producing MNIIFKLDTWQEIYHSLKNNKLRTFLTMIGVGWGMFLFVSLLGAAKGMENGFNKLFSGFATNSIFMWAQNTTIPYDGFPKGRKTEIRLSDIDLLEKKIPQIDYISPQNSRGNFGSPPEQMSRNGKTASYTLTGDYPIGNKISEKKLIYGRYINDADVSGNKNVAVIGEEIYKNFFDAKKNEDPIGKSFNIKGIFFNVIGVFKVKQGGGGMNNDKTVFIPLSTYTKMYNDGDKVGFFAIVSKPDADLNVVEENAKSTLKEKYRISPEDTNAFGSFNLGREFGKLTGFLTGMQLLTIIVGTLTILAGVIAISNILLITVKERTKEIGIRRALGAKPSEVRNQILLESVVITLTSGLLGFMFGILLLMVISFFTKDQDSFPFYNPTVNYGQVFAAMAVMVVLGLIIGMIPAQRAVKIRPIEALRSE
- a CDS encoding CBS domain-containing protein; translated protein: MSNVATIFARKGGFNHLTIDPEGTVLEALKIMADNNVGSVVVRDSEKYHGIFTERNYSRNVILKDRHSHDTKVKDVMTIDLPQLKMLDTLDHCMQTMSDYNVQYLPVTDGTEMIGVISIKDLIREQVHQQKELVKYLKNYISG
- a CDS encoding efflux RND transporter periplasmic adaptor subunit, whose product is MKKKFTWKKALYIFLGLIFAIALFSGIGYLIKSNSKESESFLTKKPVIRTMDDKVMATGKIVPREEIEIKPNMSGIIDKVLVTEGDKVTAGQLVATLRIVPNVQNVNAAQQEINNANVQIGNARINVDTQQKQFAMQQRLYSQGVISKQEYLSAQQQLQNTQQILRNAQQQLQTAQKNLMIARTGATPELAGLATTQIRSKANGTVLEVPVKVGSQVIEANSFNAGTTICSIADLNSLIFQGTIDEAQAGKLKEGMDMNVLIGALQNKSFPGRVTMIAPKGKDENGTIKFPIEGDVFNKTDEYIRAGFSANGEIILSSQKNAMLLEESLIQYEKVNGQDSPFVEVKQPDGKFKKVKVKLGASDGINVQILSGLTKDSEVKVWNPSDKDKEALKEKKNK